One region of Mus pahari chromosome 16, PAHARI_EIJ_v1.1, whole genome shotgun sequence genomic DNA includes:
- the LOC110334297 gene encoding prolactin-3D1-like: MWLTSTLSGSAGMRLLLLVSSLLLWENVSSKPTSKVSTEDLYNRLAELSHNTFILTADXYSEFTEDLLKAMINVSVSWKEPLKHLVSALTALPGASENMRKKAADVKDRNLLILXGLQTIYNRTQVNVEENENFDYPAWSGLEELQSPNEDTHLFAIFNLCRCIKRDIHKMDSYIKVLRCRVIFKNEC; the protein is encoded by the exons ATGTGGCTGACTTCAACTCTTTCAGGCTCTG CAGGAATGCGATTGTTGCTGCTGGTGTCTAGCCTACTCCTTTGGGAGAATGTGTCCAGCAAACCAACTTCCAAGGTGTCCACTGAAGACCTGTATAATCGTTTGGCTGAACTGTCTCATAATACATTTATCCTGACCGCAGATNTATATAGTGAATTT ACTGAAGACCTTCTGAAAGCAATGATCaatgtttctgtttcctggaaaGAACCTCTGAAACACCTGGTGTctgcactgaccgctcttccaggaGCTTCTGAGAATATGAGGAAAAAAGCTGCTGATGTGAAGGACAGAAACCTGTTAATTCTGGANGGACTTCAGACAATATACAACAGG ACTCAGGTTAAcgttgaagaaaatgaaaattttgacTATCCTGCCTGGTCTGGNCTCGAAGAATTGCAGTCACCTAACGAAGACACTCATCTTTTTGCCATTTTTAATCTGTGCCGCTGTATTAAAAGGGACATCCATAAGATGGACAGTTATATCAAAGTCTTGAGGTGCAGAGTTATCTTTAAGAATGAATGTTGA